TACCGGCAGTTGGTAGTCGGCCTCGGCGATGTCCCGGCTGCCGACGTTGGTGATCCTGATTACCGCCATCGAAGGCTCCGCGATGGCAGCGCCGCTCTCCCGGTCCCGCAGTTCGATCAGCCGGCCGGTTTCCGGCGGGCCGAGCGGGGAGTTGAACAGCACGTTGTACGACAGTCCCTTGCGCTGGGCCCGCCGGGCCCGCACCTCCTTCCAGGTGCCCCAACCGACGCTGGCGGCCAGCAGCACCAGCAGGCCCAGCGCCGAACTCTGCCCCAGCAGGGCTTGCAGTGCCGCGTCCCGGACCCCGTTCATGCGCGCCGGACCTTTCTCGACCGCCCGTTGTCGAATTCTGCCAATGGTGGAGCAGGTCATTGTCAGGCTATTAGCGGGAGTCAATTGTCGCGGCAGCGTCGACGATTTCCTGAATTGTTGGTGAGCGGAAATCGTCGAAAAGGTGTCCGGCGGGGAAAGCGTTGTCAGGCGGTCGTCGAGGAACCCGATGACCCGGTCGGCGGGTGCACGGCGGCCGGGCGGCCGGGGGTCACCTCGGGCACCGGCAGCGGCAGCGGGCGGTTGGCCAGGAACCGCTCGTGCAGCCGGCGGATGGGCTCCTCGCCGACCCGGTCCTCGGCCGGGCGGGCCGCGTCTCGCCGGAGGCACTCCTCGAGTGGCACGTCGGTGAAGTCGTGCACCTCGAAGGTGGCCCCGTGCTGGGCGGCCAGCCGGGCCCACTCGCGCAGGGTCCGGGCGGGCAGGTTGGTGTCGTCCACGCAGACGTCCACCCGGGCCCGCAGCAGTGCCTCCACCTGTGCCCGCTGGGCGGTGTTGACCTGGGACTCCGCCCACTGGGTGAACAGTCGGGCACCGTGCAGCATCCGACGCAGGTCGTCCCGGTTGACCCGGACGACCGAGGGTTGCAGCGTCCGGGCGAAGGTGGTCTTGCCGGAGGCGGGTAACCCCCGGGTGGCGATGAGACGGGTCACTCCGGTCACGGTAATGGGCCCGGCCGGGGCGGGAATGCGGGTGGAGAGGAGTGCGTTGGGGGAGCTGTGCGGCCCGGTTTCCGGGCTGGCGGAGGCCCATGGCACACTGGTCAATCGGCCACCGGTTCCGGTTCACGCCCGACCCGGCGCGGGCATCACGCGCGGGGATGGCGACCCGGCGACCATCCACGAGAGGACCGAAGGCGACATGAAAGCCAACATCCACCCGGAGTACGTGACCACGCAGGTCACCTGCTCCTGCGGCAACTCCTTCACGACCCGCAGCACCGCCAAGGGCGGCTCGATCCACGTCGAGACGTGCAGCGCCTGCCACCCGTTCTACACGGGCAAGCAGCGGGTGCTCGACACCGCTGGTCGGGTCGCGAAGTTCCAGCAGAAGTACGCCAAGGTTCAGGCGAAGAAGGCCAAGTAGCTGTTCGTTCGACGCCCGCGTCCGGTTTCGCACCGGGCGCGGGCGTCGTCCGTATCCGCCCCCGTTCCGCGCCGACCCGCAGGGAGAACGAGCACATGAGCAGCGAGCGACTGGCGGCCCTCCTCGACGAGTACGCCGACCTGGAGAAGCGGCTGGCCGATCCGGCCATCCACGCCGACCAGGGCACGGCGCGCCGGGTCGGGCGGCGGTACGCCGAGCTGGTGCCGCTGCACAAGGCGGCCGGCGAGTTGGCGCAGGCGCGGGCCGACCTGGCCGCCGCCCGGGAGCTGGCCGCCGAGGACCCGTCCTTCGCCGCCGAGGTGGATTCCATCGCGGTGACCCTGCCCACCCTCGAGGAGCGCCTGGCGGAGCTGCTGATCCCGCGCGACCCGCACGACGCCAAGGACGTGATCGTCGAGATCAAGGCCGGCGAAGGCGGCGAGGAGTCGGCGCTGTTCGCCGGCGACCTGCTGCGGATGTACACCCGGTACGCCGAGCGGCGCGGCTGGCTCACCGAGGTCCTCGACGCGCAGGACTCCGACCTGGGCGGGGTGAAGGACGTCTCTCTCGCCATCAAGACCAAGGGAGTCCCGGAGGGCGGCAACGGGGTCTGGTCCCGGCTGAAGTGGGAGGGCGGCGTGCACCGGGTGCAGCGCGTCCCGGTCACCGAGTCGCAGGGCCGCATCCACACCAGCGCGGCCGGCGTCCTGGTGCTGCCCGAGGCCGAGGAGGTCGACGTCACCATCGACCCGAACGAGCTGCGTATCGACGTGTTTCGTTCGTCCGGGCCGGGCGGGCAGTCGGTCAACACCACCGACTCGGCGGTCCGGATCACCCACGTGCCCACCGGGATCGTGGTCTCCTGCCAGAACGAGAAGTCCCAGTTGCAGAACCGGGAGCAGGCGATGCGGATCCTACGGGCCCGGCTGCTGGCCGTCGCCCAGGAGCAGGCCGACGCCGCCGCCTCCGACGCCCGCAAGGCGCAGGTACGGACGGTCGACCGTTCGGAGCGGATCCGCACCTACAACTTCCCGCAGAACCGGATCACCGACCACCGGATCGGCTACACCGCGTACAACCTGGACCTGGCTCTCGCCGGCGAGCTGGACGGGGTGCTGGACGCCCTCACCGAGGCCGACCGCGCCGCCCGCCTGGCCGGCGACCCCGAACTCGGCCGCCGCTGAGCGGGCGCGGCGACCCGCCCGTCGGGTGGTAGCAGGGGTCCCCTGTTACCGCTTTCTGCCGAGGAAGGGTCCCCTGCAACCACCCGGGCGTCGGCGCGGGGACGCGGCACGCGCGAGCGGGAAGTGCGGGCGGTGGTGCCGGTGGGGTTGGGCGGCCCGGGGTCAGTGTGGGCGGGAGCGGGACTTGGCCCGCAGCATCTGCTGGTCGGCGGCGTCGAAGGCGGCGCGGATGGCGTCCCGGACCAGCGGCGCGGCGGCGTTGACCTCGGCGAAGCCGATGGTCACCCGGACCGGCGTGCCCGGCACCAGGGACTCCCAGTCCTCGGTCCGGATCGCCGCGTCGATCCGGCGGGAGACCTCGGCCGCCTCCTCGACGCAGGTGCCGGAGAGCACCACCACGAACTCGTCCCCGCCGTAGCGGGCCACGAAGTCGCCGCGTCGCATCACCCGGTTGATCACCCCGGCCACCCGTTGTAGCACCAGGTCGCCGGAGTGGTGCCCGTGCCGCGTGTTGACCGCCTTGAAGCCGTCCAGGTCGCAGACGCCGATGACCAGCCGCTCACCCCGGTTCACCAGGCCGGCGATGTGCCGTTCCAACCGGCGACGGTTGGGCAGCCCGGTCAGCGGGTCGGTCAACGCCTCGCCCTCGAACCGGGCGGCCTCCCGGCGCATCTCCTCGTGGTCGATCCGGGCCGCCACGCCGTCGATGTAGACGTCCCGCAGCCGGTCGTTGCGCTGCGCGGCGAGCCGGAACGCCATCCGGTCGGCCCGGTGCGCCCCGGCGTGGTCCCCGGCCGAGGAGAGCGCGATGCTGCGCAACCGGGCCGGCTCGGCCGCGCCGAGGGTCTCGGTGGAGACCGAGGCGGTGTCCAGCCGGGTGACCGCCTCGGCCGGCCGACCGGCGGCGATGGCGAGGCAGACCTGCCCGAGCTGCCGGAAGTCGCGGGCGCGGGCGCTGTCCCCGCCGAACCCGAGCAGCCGGACCGGGTCGTTCTCGGTGCCGGTCTCCACCGGGTCACCCAGGGCGGCCCGGCGCGCGGCGGCGTAGCCGTACGCCGCGAGGCTGCTCGGACGCAGCCGCCCGGCCCGCCCGGTACGCCGGTGGCGGTCCAGGTCGGCCGCGATGTCCCGGAGCACCCGCAGGCAGCCGTCGCTGTCGCCGTTGTGGTCCAGGGCGACCGCGTTGCGCAGCCGGATACCGGGCGCGGCGAAGGTCTCCTCCGGGATGCCGGCGGCCAGGCCGAGCTGCCGGGCCTTCTCGATGGCGGTCAGCGCGTACCCGTGGAAGCTGAGGTAGGAGTACGTCATCGCCAGGTCGTGCCAGCCCCACGCGGTGTCCCGGTCCGGGTCCTCCACCGCGTCGAACATCCGGGCGGCCCGGACCAGGTGGGTGACGCACCGGTCGAGGGCGCCCTGGTGGTGCGCGGCCAGCGCGGCCAGCGCGTGCAGGTGCCCGTGCAGGTACGGCTCGGGGAGGTCCCGGACGGCGGTGGACGCCTCCTCGATGGCCCGGGTGAACTCGGCCGTCCGACCGAGGTTGATCAGCGCGGAGAGGCGCTGGACCCGGGCGTCGGCCCGGGCGAACGGGTCGGCGGTGGTGTGGATCACCTGGTCGAGGAGGCCGCACGCCTCGGCGGACCGGCTCGCTTCCTGGAGGTCGCGCGCCTTCGTGAGAGCGTCAACCTGGTCGGTGACCCGGTCGAGCCAACCCACCCGCAGCCTCCCGTCCGCGCCGGCTTCGGCGCCGCACCGTGGTCGCCCGGTGACATACCCGGTGAGCCCCGCCCGGCACCCGACCGACGCCAGTTGGCGCGCCGGAACGGGCGCGCCCGTTCGGGGTGATGTGCGCGACGCTTCATGATTATGTCGTGACCGCCACGCCGCAACAGCCGTCCGAAGGGACGAACAAGCCGCAACAGCCGTCCGAAGGTATGAACAACCGGCACCCGTGCCCGCCGGTGCTCGCCCGGA
The nucleotide sequence above comes from Micromonospora pallida. Encoded proteins:
- a CDS encoding AAA family ATPase, encoding MTRLIATRGLPASGKTTFARTLQPSVVRVNRDDLRRMLHGARLFTQWAESQVNTAQRAQVEALLRARVDVCVDDTNLPARTLREWARLAAQHGATFEVHDFTDVPLEECLRRDAARPAEDRVGEEPIRRLHERFLANRPLPLPVPEVTPGRPAAVHPPTGSSGSSTTA
- the rpmE gene encoding 50S ribosomal protein L31, with product MKANIHPEYVTTQVTCSCGNSFTTRSTAKGGSIHVETCSACHPFYTGKQRVLDTAGRVAKFQQKYAKVQAKKAK
- the prfA gene encoding peptide chain release factor 1, which encodes MSSERLAALLDEYADLEKRLADPAIHADQGTARRVGRRYAELVPLHKAAGELAQARADLAAARELAAEDPSFAAEVDSIAVTLPTLEERLAELLIPRDPHDAKDVIVEIKAGEGGEESALFAGDLLRMYTRYAERRGWLTEVLDAQDSDLGGVKDVSLAIKTKGVPEGGNGVWSRLKWEGGVHRVQRVPVTESQGRIHTSAAGVLVLPEAEEVDVTIDPNELRIDVFRSSGPGGQSVNTTDSAVRITHVPTGIVVSCQNEKSQLQNREQAMRILRARLLAVAQEQADAAASDARKAQVRTVDRSERIRTYNFPQNRITDHRIGYTAYNLDLALAGELDGVLDALTEADRAARLAGDPELGRR
- a CDS encoding GGDEF domain-containing protein: MGWLDRVTDQVDALTKARDLQEASRSAEACGLLDQVIHTTADPFARADARVQRLSALINLGRTAEFTRAIEEASTAVRDLPEPYLHGHLHALAALAAHHQGALDRCVTHLVRAARMFDAVEDPDRDTAWGWHDLAMTYSYLSFHGYALTAIEKARQLGLAAGIPEETFAAPGIRLRNAVALDHNGDSDGCLRVLRDIAADLDRHRRTGRAGRLRPSSLAAYGYAAARRAALGDPVETGTENDPVRLLGFGGDSARARDFRQLGQVCLAIAAGRPAEAVTRLDTASVSTETLGAAEPARLRSIALSSAGDHAGAHRADRMAFRLAAQRNDRLRDVYIDGVAARIDHEEMRREAARFEGEALTDPLTGLPNRRRLERHIAGLVNRGERLVIGVCDLDGFKAVNTRHGHHSGDLVLQRVAGVINRVMRRGDFVARYGGDEFVVVLSGTCVEEAAEVSRRIDAAIRTEDWESLVPGTPVRVTIGFAEVNAAAPLVRDAIRAAFDAADQQMLRAKSRSRPH